Proteins co-encoded in one Bos taurus isolate L1 Dominette 01449 registration number 42190680 breed Hereford chromosome X, ARS-UCD2.0, whole genome shotgun sequence genomic window:
- the SLITRK2 gene encoding SLIT and NTRK-like protein 2 — MLSGVWFLSVLTVAGILETESRKTAKDICKIRCLCEEKENVLNINCENKGFTTVSLLQPPQYRIYQLFLNGNLLTRLYPNEFVNYSNAVTLHLGNNGLQEIRTGAFSGLKTLKRLHLNNNKLEVLREDTFLGLESLEYLQADYNYISAIEAGAFSKLNKLKVLILNDNLLLSLPSNVFRFVLLTHLDLRGNRLKLMPFAGVLEHIGGIMEIQLEENPWNCTCDLLPLKAWLDTITVFVGEIVCETPFRLHGKDVTQLTRQDLCPRKSTGDSAQRGGHTDTHIPRLSPTLNPALNPTRAPKASRPPKMRNRPTPRVTVSKDRQSFGPIMVYQTKSPVPLTCPSSCVCTSQSSDNGLNVNCQERKFTNISDLQPKPTSPKKLYLTGNYLQMVYKNDLLEYSSLDLLHLGNNRIAVIQEGAFTNLTSLRRLYLNGNYLEVLFPAMFDGLQSLQYLYLEYNVIKEIKPLTFDALINLQLLFLNNNLLRSLPDNIFGGTALTRLNLRNNHFSHLPVKGVLDQLPAFIQIDLQENPWDCTCDIMGLKDWTEHANSPVIINEVTCESPAKHAGEILKFLGREAICPDGPNLSDGTVLSMNHNTDTPRSLSVSPSSYPELHTEVPLSVLILGLLVVFILSVCFGAGLFVFVLKRRKRVPSVPRSANNLDVSSFQLQYGSYNTETQDKADGHVYNYIPPPVGQMCQNPIYMQKEGDPVAYYRNLQEFSYSNLEEKKEEPATLAYTISATELLEKQAPREPELLYQNIAERVKELPSAGLVHYNFCTLPKRQFTPSYESRRQNQDRINKTVLYGTPRKCFVGQSKADHPLLQAKPQSEPDYLEVLEKQTAISQL, encoded by the coding sequence ATGCTGAGCGGCGTCTGGTTCCTCAGCGTGTTAACCGTGGCCGGGATCTTAGAGACGGAGAGTCGCAAAACTGCCAAAGACATTTGCAAGATCCGCTGCCTGTGTGAAGAGAAGGAGAACGTCCTGAATATTAACTGCGAAAACAAAGGATTTACAACCGTCAGCCTGCTCCAGCCCCCCCAGTACCGAATCTATCAGCTCTTCCTCAATGGCAACCTCCTGACCAGACTGTACCCCAACGAGTTCGTCAACTACTCCAACGCTGTGACTCTCCACCTGGGCAACAACGGGCTGCAGGAGATCCGTACAGGGGCGTTCAGTGGGCTGAAGACCCTGAAGAGGCTGCACCTCAACAACAACAAGCTCGAGGTGCTGAGGGAGGACACCTTCCTGGGCCTAGAGAGCCTGGAGTATCTGCAGGCTGACTACAATTACATCAGCGCCATCGAGGCGGGGGCCTTCAGCAAGCTGAACAAGCTCAAAGTGCTCATCCTGAATGACAACCTCCTTCTGTCGCTGCCCAGCAATGTGTTCCGCTTCGTCCTGCTGACCCACCTAGACCTGCGAGGGAACCGGCTGAAACTGATGCCTTTCGCGGGGGTCCTCGAGCACATCGGGGGCATCATGGAGATCCAGCTGGAGGAGAACCCCTGGAACTGCACATGCGATTTACTTCCACTCAAGGCTTGGCTGGACACCATCACCGTTTTCGTGGGGGAGATTGTCTGTGAAACCCCTTTCCGCTTGCACGGTAAAGATGTCACCCAGCTGACCAGGCAAGACCTCTGCCCCAGAAAAAGTACTGGTGACTCGGCTCAGAGGGGTGGCCACACCGACACACACATCCCGAGGCTGTCACCTACCCTGAATCCTGCTCTCAACCCGACCCGGGCTCCAAAAGCCAGCCGGCCACCCAAAATGAGAAACCGTCCCACCCCCCGGGTCACAGTGTCAAAGGACAGGCAGAGCTTTGGCCCCATCATGGTGTACCAGACCAAGTCCCCAGTGCCCCTCACCTGCCCCAGCAGCTGTGTCTGCACCTCTCAGAGCTCCGACAATGGGCTGAACGTCAACTGCCAAGAACGGAAGTTCACCAACATCTCCGACCTGCAGCCCAAACCCACCAGTCCAAAGAAACTCTACCTGACAGGGAACTATCTTCAAATGGTCTATAAGAATGACCTCTTAGAATACAGTTCTTTGGATTTGCTGCATCTAGGCAACAATAGGATTGCAGTCATTCAGGAAGGTGCCTTCACAAACCTGACCAGTTTACGCAGACTTTATCTAAATGGCAATTACCTTGAAGTGCTGTTTCCGGCTATGTTTGATGGGCTGCAGAGCTTGCAGTATCTCTATTTAGAGTATAATGTCATTAAGGAAATTAAGCCGCTGACCTTTGATGCTTTGATTAACCTACAGCTGCTGTTTCTGAATAACAACCTGCTACGGTCCCTGCCTGATAACATATTTGGGGGCACGGCCCTCACCAGGCTGAATCTGAGAAACAACCATTTTTCTCACTTGCCAGTGAAAGGAGTTCTAGATCAGCTTCCGGCTTTTATCCAGATTGATCTCCAAGAGAACCCCTGGGACTGCACCTGTGACATCATGGGACTGAAGGATTGGACAGAGCATGCCAATTCTCCTGTCATCATCAATGAGGTGACCTGTGAATCTCCTGCGAAACACGCCGGGGAGATCCTGAAGTTTCTGGGGAGGGAGGCAATCTGTCCAGATGGTCCGAACTTGTCAGATGGAACCGTTTTGTCAATGAATCACAACACAGACACACCTCGCTCGCTCAGTGTGTCTCCCAGTTCCTACCCTGAACTGCACACTGAAGTTCCGCTTTCCGTCTTGATTTTAGGATTGCTGGTTGTCTTTATCTTATCTGTCTGTTTCGGCGCTGGCTTATTTGTCTTTGTCCTGAAACGCCGGAAGCGGGTACCCAGTGTTCCCAGGAGTGCTAACAACTTAGATGTAAGTTCCTTCCAGTTACAGTACGGCTCTTACAACACTGAGACCCAGGATAAAGCAGACGGCCACGTCTATAACTACATCCCTCCACCTGTGGGCCAGATGTGCCAAAACCCCATCTACATGCAGAAGGAAGGAGACCCGGTGGCCTATTACCGAAACCTGCAAGAATTCAGTTACAGCAacctggaggagaagaaagaagagccAGCCACACTTGCTTACACTATCAGTGCCACAGAGCTTCTGGAAAAGCAGGCCCCGAGAGAGCCCGAGCTGCTGTATCAGAATATCGCTGAGCGGGTCAAGGAGCTGCCCAGTGCGGGACTTGTCCACTATAACTTTTGTACCTTACCTAAAAGGCAGTTCACCCCTTCCTATGAATCTCGACGCCAAAACCAAGACAGAATCAATAAAACCGTTTTATATGGAACTCCCAGGAAATGCTTTGTGGGGCAGTCCAAAGCAGACCACCCTTTACTGCAAGCTAAGCCGCAATCAGAACCAGACTACCTCGAAGTTCTGGAAAAACAAACTGCAATCAGTCAGCTGTGA